ATATGTAGGGCAAACTGGCAATCTGAAGAGAAGGTATCAAGAACATACGAGAGGTAACATCAATGCAAGTAGCTTTAGAAAAACTTTGTATAAAGACGAGGGGTTGACAAAAGAAGAAATTACGCAATATACCAAAAGCCTAAGATTTAAGTATGAAGTTATACACGATGACAATGAGCGGATGAGAAGAGAAAAAGAGCTTATACAAAGACACACTCCTAAGTACAACAAACAACAATGACTTTTTTGATGATTAACTGTAAGATAGTGAGCTGTTAGATGGTGATTGATA
This genomic interval from Aquificaceae bacterium contains the following:
- a CDS encoding GIY-YIG nuclease family protein, which gives rise to MIPKKPGVYMFIDEDGNVVYVGQTGNLKRRYQEHTRGNINASSFRKTLYKDEGLTKEEITQYTKSLRFKYEVIHDDNERMRREKELIQRHTPKYNKQQ